DNA from Halobaculum sp. XH14:
GCGCGACCGGCGGGCTGGCACGGTTCACAGTGCGGGAGCGGCCAGATAGCCGCCGATGACGAGCAGCACGACCCCGACCACGGACGCGAGTCTGAGGAACGTCTCCGCGTCGTGGGCGGCGGTTCGGACCTTGCCGACGTCCAGCGCGGACCTGATTTTGCTCGCGCCGACCTCGACGAGGCCGGTCATGACGAGCCAGAGCGCCAGCATCGTGAGCACGAGGTGGCCGCGACCGGTGCCGAACAGCAACTCGCTCCCGTAGACGGTCGCGGCCATGTGGCCGCCGGTGGCGACGAACACCAGCGCCGCGACCCGCGTGATGGTCGTCAGCCCGGAGGAGATCGACCCGAGCGCGTCGGGGTCGAGGCCCCCGCCCTTCGCGAGCGGGACGACCTTCCAGGTGGCGAGCAGGACCGCGCCGACCCAGACGCCGGCGAACAGCGTGTGCAGGACGTAGGCTCCCGTGAGTGCGAGCGGCATGGTCGGCGACTCGGGTGGTCACCGCATAAATCCCGGCAGGACGGCCCGGACGGGGGGAGGGTCAGGTCGGTGGCGTGACGGCTCCACGAGGCCCGTCCGTGACGCGACGTGGAGGCTTTAAGACGAGCGCGACCGACCCATCAGGTGATGTTTGACCCCGACGACCTGGAGGAAATCCGCTCGGAGAAGCGGCGGTGGGAGGAGGAGACCCGCGAGCCCACCGTCGAGCGGTTCGGGGAGCGCGAGGAGCGGTTCACAACCGACACCGGCGGCCAGGACGTCGACCCGCTGTACACGCCCGACGACGTCGCGGACCTCGACTACGAGGCGGACCTCGGCTTCCCGGGCGAGGAGCCGTACACCCGGGGCGTCTACCCGACGATGCACCGGGGGCGGCTCTGGACGATGCGCCAGTACGCCGGCATGGGCACCGCCGCGGAGACGAACGAGCGGTTCAACTACCTCATCGACCAGGGCTCCTCGGGGCTCTCGATGGCGTTCGACCTGCCGACCCAGATGGGCTACGACTCCGACGCGGACATGGC
Protein-coding regions in this window:
- a CDS encoding transporter, which produces MPLALTGAYVLHTLFAGVWVGAVLLATWKVVPLAKGGGLDPDALGSISSGLTTITRVAALVFVATGGHMAATVYGSELLFGTGRGHLVLTMLALWLVMTGLVEVGASKIRSALDVGKVRTAAHDAETFLRLASVVGVVLLVIGGYLAAPAL